In the genome of Homalodisca vitripennis isolate AUS2020 unplaced genomic scaffold, UT_GWSS_2.1 ScUCBcl_2;HRSCAF=254, whole genome shotgun sequence, the window ttcctcacTTTCAGATTTATTTGTTCGTGACCTTCAGTAACCTAGCCTGCTTATATCCTCatcacaaaaatgtctaaaagacCTTTGTTCAAGAGATGAGTCAATGGAAATTGATTTTCACCGTGAAAGTAGCAGAAAAAAGCAACGTCTTGAAGCTTGTCACAGTGGTAACGTTTTTGTAGAACTTAAGAGTGCTTTTAGAGGAATTTTGAAAACTTACTACCTCAAAAACGGATGCGATGAGGTAAAAGACATTGCTTTGTTTTTAGAATCACATAAAGTAAAACTTATAGAATTGGTAAATCAACAGTTAAGTGTTAATGGTGCAGTGAAATTTAATCTTGTGTTTGAATGTACGTATATTAAACCACTTAGTGAAGAAACTCAGGGAAGAGCCTTTAAGActaagaataaaaagattttgtatgacTCTTCAATTGATTCAATAGTTAAAAGAATGTACAGAAAGATTTCTCAAGAAGAAAGCGAGTATCTTGACAAAGGAAGTGGTTGGACACTGTATAAAATAGATGGTATTCTCGTAAGATTTAGTAGGTACAGACCTCTCAGAGGTAGTACGTATATTCCACTACctcaaatcattgaaaataaaaaagcagtaataaatccaaaaaatttaCATGATAATCAGTGTTTTAAGTGGGCCATCATTTCTCGATATGTAAAAGGTTCTCACCGAGAACGTGTAAATAACCGATATCTCAACTTacagaataaattcaattttgaaggaaTAAGTTTTCCCACACCACttaatcaagtaaaaaaatttgaaaagaataatcccaatgtaagtgttaatgtttatagtttcaaCGAAAGTGAGGATGTTTATCCATTGAAGGTATGTGACAAGGAGCTTAAGGAACATTTCGATCTGCTTCTCTTCACAAACAATATAGGTATAAGTCATTActgttatataactaatttttctagattagttaGGTCTCAGATAACTAGTCATGAAACACAAGCTTCTTTCTGTAAGAgatgttttaaacactttcagGGATCTAATTCTAAAACACAGTTAAAGAATCATATAAAAGATTGTATTTCACATAAACCTATTAAAGTTATTATGCCTGTTGACAGTGATGATTCAAACGAAccgttgtttttatctttttcaaattttcattacaaatacccAGTACCTATTGTAGCTTATTGCGATTTTGAATCTATTCTAAAAAAGCCTTTAGCTGAAGAAAAGTTGTCTCAACATGTAACTGTAAAATCTATTCACGAGCCAATGAGCTTTTGTGTGTATTTTGCTTACGATAAAGACAGTCTAcctgatgaaatattaaatagcttACCGAATGAACCATATTTGTATAGAGGACCTAATGCCTCGgctaaatttgtagaatatatagtAAGCATGGCAAACCTAATTGGTGATTTATtagatgtaaacaaatcaatgct includes:
- the LOC124370310 gene encoding uncharacterized protein LOC124370310; translated protein: MEIDFHRESSRKKQRLEACHSGNVFVELKSAFRGILKTYYLKNGCDEVKDIALFLESHKVKLIELVNQQLSVNGAVKFNLVFECTYIKPLSEETQGRAFKTKNKKILYDSSIDSIVKRMYRKISQEESEYLDKGSGWTLYKIDGILVRFSRYRPLRGSTYIPLPQIIENKKAVINPKNLHDNQCFKWAIISRYVKGSHRERVNNRYLNLQNKFNFEGISFPTPLNQVKKFEKNNPNVSVNVYSFNESEDVYPLKVCDKELKEHFDLLLFTNNIGISHYCYITNFSRLVRSQITSHETQASFCKRCFKHFQGSNSKTQLKNHIKDCISHKPIKVIMPVDSDDSNEPLFLSFSNFHYKYPVPIVAYCDFESILKKPLAEEKLSQHVTVKSIHEPMSFCVYFAYDKDSLPDEILNSLPNEPYLYRGPNASAKFVEYIVSMANLIGDLLDVNKSMLPLTQEEKERVKSTTRCECCNSEFTETFNQPCKDHCHLSGRFRSVLCYACNLKRQNQKFLPVVIHGSSNYDSHFI